The genomic segment TGTCGGTGTCGGAACCTCTGGCGTTGGCGTTACCGGAGGTACTGTCGGTGTCGGCTCCTCTGGTGTTGGCGTTGGTGTTGGCGTCGGTGTTGGCGTTGGCGTTACCGGAGGTACTGTCGGTGTCGGCTCCTCTGGTGTTGGCGTTGGTGTTGGCGTCGGTGTTGGCGTTGGCGTTGGCTCCTCCGTCGCCACCTCCAGCCCGGCAATCGCAGCTGTCACTGCTGCTGCGCTCGCAGCTACCTGCGCCTGATCAGCTTCCAGATCAGCGCTTGCCCGCTGCGCTGCAGCCAGCGCTTCGGCAAGCACGGACCAGCTTCCTGCCGTATAATGGCTTTGCGTCAAGCCAGCTGCTTCAGCAATTGCGGCAATCAGCTCGGCCTTATCAGCCAGAGCCAGCCCGAATGCCTTGAAATCCATCATGCCGACCCAGCCTTGGCCTTCGGTAATCGTCACCTTGAGATAACGGCCCGTATTATTGTCCGTCAGCTTATGGCTGTCCGAAGGCATGGCCAGCGTTTGCGTATCCGCTGCTGTACGGAATGTTGCGCCATCATCAGAAATTTCCACTTTATAATGGACAACTCCCGCCCATTTGTTGAGCACCACTTTTTTCACTAGCGAAGCTTGGCCCAGATCGACCATCCACCAGCTGCCAGCCCCTTTATCTGTCCCCCACGAAGTGCCTTCATTTTGATCGACTGCCCCTTCTGGAGCGTTGGCCTTGCCGCCGCCGCTGCCGGCGTTGCTGGAAGAAGTTGCTGCTTTAAACGCTGCAATATCCTGCAAAGGCTTAAGCGCTTGAATCGCGGAGGCAAGTGCTTCCGTCGCAGCCACAACCGCCGTTTGAACAGCCTGGCCATCATTGTTGACCGTCTTCGCATTCGCTAATGCAGCTTGCAGCACAGCCCAGCCGGCCGCATAATATTCCGCACCGTCGAGCTGCTCTGCCGATACGATAGTGGTGACGAGCGTGCCTTTGTCCACGTTCGACAAACCATTCAGCGCGGCCTGCAATCCGGCAACCGCATGATTGACAACCGTTTGCGTAGCTCTTGCATCACCAGACGCCGTCCGTGCAACAGCAAGCGCACTTTGCAGCGCCTGCCAGCTTTTGGCCGACCAGTCCGCCTCTTGCTTCGCTTCTGCATCGGCAATGAGCACTGCCAGCGCCGCCTTGTCCGCCGGAACCACTTCAAGCCCAGCGACAACGGAAGCCAGCTGCGCCTGTGCCGCATCCACTTCAGCTTGCGTTACCCCTTGAGGCGTATACGCCTGATCGTGAACGAGCTGCGCCTGAGCGATAGCAGGTGCAAGCTGCGGCCAGCTCTGCGGCGTAAAATCTGCCTCTACGAGCGACTTGGCTTCAGCAATTGCGGCCGCCAAATGCTGGCGATCTGCCGGGACTGCCGTCAATCCATGCTTATAAACGTTCAAGGAATCCAGCGCATAGCCCTTATAGGCGTATCCGCCGTTTGCTGGATATTCGTCATAATCAAACATCGCATGATTTTCCCATGCGTCGCCCTCAGACGCAATCCAGCCTACATTCGATGGAATCCATGCCGGTTCCCAATAGAAAAATCCGGCTCCCTTGTTATTTTCCACATTGGAGATCAAATCCATAATCGTTTGAATTGCATCATATTGGCCTTGAACGGTCGCGTCCCATTTCGCTCCGCCCGTCTTCAGCTTTTGGTCGGAGTTAATAATATTTTCATGGGCATCGCCATTTTTGTACGAAAACGGATACGACGTCTCGGCAATAACGACTTCCTTGCCATATCGCAGCGCCATATCGTCCATATTAATTTTCACCGCTTCCAGCGTACCGTGCCAGAACGGATAATAGGATAAGCCGATAATGTCGTAATCGACTCTGCCATTGATGCCGTCGAAGAAATAACGGAAGGTCGCATTTTTGCCGCCTTCAGCAAGATGAATCATAATTTGAACATCATCGCCGCCAGGAAGGGCGCGGACAGCCGACGAACCGCTGTTCAGCAGCAGCGCTTGATCGTCAAAATTAACCGAGCCGCCTTTGCCCGTGAGCACGCCGCTGTTGATTTCATTGCCGATCTGTACCATGTCAGGCATCGCATTTTCTGCCTGCAATTCAGAAATAACCTCGTACGTGTAATCGTATACCGCTTGGCCCAGCTCCGGCATCGTCAGGTTTTTCCACGCCGCAGGCCGAACCTGCTGGCCCGGATGCGCCCAGTCATCCGAATAGTGGAAATCGACAAGCAGCTTAAGCCCCTTCGCCTTCACTCGCTTGGCAAGTCTAAGCACATCTTCCTTATCATTGTAGCCGCCCGAGTTTTGCGGATCATTCCACACCCGCAGCCGGACGTAGTTCACGCCCCGGTCCTTCAAAATGTCCAGCAAATCGCGTTCCACGCCATTGCTGTCGTAATATTTTCCGCCGTTGTCCTCAATTGCGGTCAGCGTCGAAATATCCACCCCGCGAATAAAATCGTCGCGATAGCCCAGCACCGTGACAGACGCATTCGGCTGCACGCTCGCTCCCGTTACCGTTCCTGCTACTTCAAAGCTGCCCCCACCTGTATATTGCTGCGGGTCAACAGCGTCCCATGCGACATTGACGAGCCCAAAGCTGCCGTCCGCATATGCTGCATTCACCTGTGCCGGAAGGCTAGGAGCCGTGCCGCTGTAGGTTTCGATATTCACCGCATCATAGCCGGTAATGTCCGCTGGACTTTTCACCATTTCCTTCTCTGTTACCTTTAATTCTTTAATGCCCGGCCACCAGCCGCTACCTGCATAGAAAGAAATCGTGACGCGCACATAACGCATGCTGTCCGCCTCGAATGCAAGGCTTGCCGTCTGCTGCTTTGCCGCATTAGCCGATTTATCGGCAGCGACCGTCCAGTTCACATCGTCCGGCGATACCTCGACGATATACTTGACGATTTCATCTTCCTTCCAGGTGATTTCCACACCAGAAAGATCATATTCGCTGCCCAGATCCACTTTAAGCCAGTGTGTCGGACTTACAGCGCTAGCTGCGCTCCATGCCGTATCCGGATTGCCATCGACCGCGTATTCCTTCGGCTGCCCCCACTGCGGATCTATATATTCTTGGCTTGCTGTAACGATTTTGCCAAGCGCCAAATTTGCTGCAGCTGCCTTTACCGCCGCTTGCGGCCAGGCCATTTGCGTCATAAACAGCGCTACGACCAGCACGAGGCTGATATACCCTTTCCCCTTTTTCATGTAAACCTCTCCCTTGATTATATTGTTTCTCCATGCTTCATCTAATTGTAAGCGATTTTATGAAAAACGATATACATACCAAAAGCAACATTCCAGCATTTTATGCAACCTGTTTGACGCCGCACATTCCGAATTTTGGTAGCGCTATCATTCATAGGGTTTTCATAAGCAAAACCTGCGCAAACAGACACTTCAAATACTATCGATTAGAAAAATCCTGAAATAACGCGCTTAAGCCCCATCCCGAGCATTAACGAGAATTTCGGCTAATCACTTGTTATTCGCAAGCCGATGTTTTATATTGACATAACAGTAGGTCAAAAATAAAAGAGGTGAACGGACGAGATGACTCCACGCACGAAGGAACAAAACGATGAGATCCGGCTGCGCCGTCTGGCGCAAATCCGGAAAGCCGCGGCCGATGTGTTTTTGAATAAGGGCCCTTTACTGGAAATCCGCGATGTAGCCGCGCAAGCGGGACTCGGCTATGGAACGGTATACCATTATTACAGCAATAAGGGCGATTTGCTTCAAGATCTGCTATGGGATGCGTTCGAGCGGGCCGGGGATTGGCTGGTAGCCCCGCTAGAGGCAACACTAGAGGCAACGATAGAGGCCTCCCGCGCTTCGGCCTCGGGGAAGGCTCCAGCGGGCGGGCATTTCGGCTTGCCTGCTGCGGAGGACACCGGGAACTCGGCTTCCGCAGATTCCCGAAGCGGAAGCAGCGAAACAGCCGCGGCCGCAGAGCTTGGTCCCGTTGCCGCCGCAGGCGTACGGCTGCTGCAGCTATGGGCGGAGGACCACGCTCTTTACCTGTTGTTTAAGATGGCCGGAGAGAACTTTGCCTCGCTGCCAGAAGCGCGCTCGGCCACGCTCTCGGCCGCCTTTCATCGTGAGGTGCTGGCGCCGCTTGCCGCGCTGCTGGAAACCGGGCGTGAGCCGGACGGGGCTGCCGCTTCCGGCGGAAACGCGGCGGAGCCGCCGTATCAGCTACAGCGCGCGGAAATGCTGCTGGCCGCCTTGGTCGGCTGCGCCTCGATTTCGCTTCGCCGCGGAAGGCTGCACGAGGAGGCTGGCGATATCGCCCGGTTATTAAAATTATAGAATGGATAAGGAGCGAATAATTACAGATGATCATACTAAAATCACCTAGGGAAATCGAAGAGATGAAGCCGGCGAGCCAAATCGTTGTGGACTGCTATCGCGAGGTGTCCAAACTGATCGAGCCTGGGATCACCACCCAAGAAATCAATGACTTTGTTGCCAGACACATCACCAAGCTGGGCGGCAAGCAGTTTACGAAAGGGTACAACGGTTACCCCGCCGAAACCTGCATTTCGGTCAACGATGTGGTCGCCCACGGCATTCCTTCGAATCAGGTGGTTATGGACGGCGACTTGCTGAAGCTCGACATCGTTGTGGAATACGGCGGATGGTTCGGCGATTCGTGCTGGTGCTATGCGGTGGGCAATATCCGGCCGGAGGCGCAAAAATTAATGAAGGTGACCAAGGAATGCTTGGAACTGGGGATCGCCAGGGCAATTCCCGGTGGCCGGCTTGGCGACATCACGTCGGCGATTCAACAGCATGCGGAAGCAAGCGGGTTTTCGGTCGTACGCGATCTGCTGGCGCACGGGATCGGGCGGAGCCTGCACGAGGAGCCAAGCTACGAGCATATCGGCGTAGCCGGCAAAGGCATTCGGCTAAAGGAAGGCATGGTGTTCACGATTGAACCGATGATCAACGAAGGTACGTACCGTATCAAGATTGACGACGATCGGTGGACGGCGAGAACGGCCGACGGCAAGCTGTCGGCGCAATATGAGCATACGATCGCAGTTACGGCGGACGGACCGCTCATTTTAACGGCCCAGTAAAAATAGAGACGACGGACGGGAATGCGTTATTTTAGGAAAAAAGCCGCTAACCCGGCCTGCTTGGCCTTACGCAAGCCCGTAATCCGAAATGACGAGAAACCGCGTTGCCGCAAAAAGAAGGCTGCTCTCCGTTTCCGGAAAACAGCCTCCCGTACATCTTCTAGAACCCACACGATTACCTTTGTCACGCTACTCTTTAACCGAGCCTACAACGAGGCCCTTAACGAAAAACTTTTGCAAAAACGGATAAATAATCAGGACCGGAAGAGCACCGATGAAAATTTGCGCCGCACTAACCGTCTTCTGCGAGATCAAGGCAAGCGATACGGGATCGAGGCTCATGGAGCTCATGTCGCGTGAAATAATGACCGTTTGCAGAAAGGTTGCCAGCGGATATTGGTGAACGCCTTCTGTGTACAGCAGGCCGTCAAACCACGAATTCCAATGGAATACGATGCTGAATAGGCTGAGTGTTGCAATAGCTGGCTTGGATACCGGCAGAAATATCGTGAACAGTACCCGGAAGTGGCCCGCTCCATCAATCATAGCCGCTTCCTCCAGCTCCTTCGGAATGCCCCGGAAGAAGTTCATCATCAGGATCGTTAAATAAATATTAACCGCTCCGGGAAGTACCAGTGCCCAGAAGGAGCCCATCAGGTTCAAATTCTGGATCATCATATAGAAGGGAACAAGCCCCCCGTTAAAGACCATCGCGAAGACGAAAATCCAGGAGTAGTAGGAACGTGCCTTGAAGCTTGTGCTTTCTCTGGAAAGCGGGTAGGCTGCCATAAACGCCAGCAGCAGCGTAAGCGCCGTGCCAATGGACGTCCGCATGATAGATATCCAGATCGAGTTTAGAAAGATCGGGTTGTCGATCGTTTTGCGATAAGCCTCCAAAGTGAAATCTACCGGCCACAAATTAACGATATTGGCATCAGCCGCCGACTTTGCGCTGAACGAAATCGCCAATACATGAACAAGCGGGATAATGCACAGGAGCGAGATAAACAGCAGCCCTGTATTATTGAGTATAGAAAATATGCGGTATGACAGTGTTTTGTGGTACATTCTAGGCTCGCTCCATTCTTAGAAAATTCGATAGTTTGCCCATTTATAGGCCATGCGGTATGAGACGAAAATCAAGATCATGCTGATAATGGATTTGAATAATCCGACTGCTGTTCCAAAGCCCATTTCCCCGCTTATAATCGCTGTGCGATAAACGAACGTATCAATAATGTCGCCTTTATCGTAGACTAGCGGATTATACAGGTTGAAAATTTGGTCAAAGCCCGCGTTCAAAATGTTGCCGAGTGCCAGCGTACCCACGACAATCGCCATCGGCACCATTGAAGGCATTGTAATGTGCAGCGTCTGCTTCCAGCGGCTTGCGCCATCCACTTCAGCCGCCTCGTACAGCGAAGGATTGATGTTCGAGAGAGCTGCCAGAAAGACGATCGTTCCGTAACCGAACTCCTTCCACACCTCGGATATAATTACCGTAAAGCGGAACCAGTTGCCTTCTCCAAGGAAGAAGATCGGCCCGATCCCGACCATGCCCAGAATCCGGTTTACGAAACCGCCATCGCTAGACAATATGTCGATCAAAATACCGCCCAGAATGACCCATGACAGGAAGTGGGGCAAATAAACCATCGTTTGCACATAACGCTTGAAAAGCTCTTTGCGCACCTCATTTAAGAAAAGAGCAAAGGTGAATGGAGCTGCGAGGTTAAAAATGATTTTCAAAACCGCAATGACCAGCGTGTTCCAAATAACCTCCAGGCTGTCCTCCCGCTCAAACATGTAGCGAAAATTATCGAGACCGATCCATTCCGAGCCTGTAATGCCCAGCCGGGGCTTAAAGTCCTGGAAGGCCATAACAATGCCCGCCATTGGCAAATAGCTGAACAAAATCAGAAAAACTAGGGATGGCAAAATCATGAGATGGAACGGCCAGTGGCGCTTTAGCTGCCTCATATTGTAGTATCCTCCTGAACGCATTTGTATGAATTACCTCAATTATAGCAACGCCCCAAACCGCCTGAACACATGACGGAACCAACATTGATGGCACTATTGCAACTACTTTTCACAGGAGACTCTCATAAAAACAAAAGCAGCCTGCCGAGGGCAGACTGCTTTGCTGACTTGCACTATTTTACAGATGCATACCATTCATTTACTTCCTTCGTAATTTGCTCGCCGCCGGATTTATTCCAGTTGGCAACGAATGTATCGAAGGCATCAATCGGCTTCGTGCCGTAAATAATTTCGTTAAACGTTTGAAGCTCGATTTTTTTCAAGTAATCCATTTTCGACTTCATCGTCGGCGTTGTAGGGCCCGTGAACATGTTCATAAGCGCAACATCCTTCTGGGACATGAGCACCTTCGCCGCTTCTGGCGTTTGTTTGCCAAAGCTGTTGGCAATGTCTTTCTCCAGCTTCGTCTCCGGCTCCTTGCCATCTGCCAGCGCCAGCAGAGCTGTCATTTGCGCATCTGGAATACGGGCGCCATCGCGAACGAGGAAATAACGAACAATGTTGATATAGCCTCCAGGGATATCATCTTGATAAAGCGTGTTGCCATTGGCATCAACATCATAGTCATAACCTTTGAACATGCCAACCTCAAGCGGGCTGCCCTTCGCAGGGTTTGCGAAGTTGTCAAACATCCAGTTCTCATAAGTGAACAAAGCCTCAGGATGCTTAATATCTTTGTTGATCAAAATAACAGCGCTGGAAAATGGCGTGCCATGGCTTGTCGCTTTGCCGTCAGGACCTTTTGGCAGCGCGATCGGCGTCCATTTTGCCGTTGGCACGTTTTTCGCCGTATCGACAAGCGGCCAGCCGCTCATCCAGTATGGTCCAGGAATAATGCCCGCTGTTCCTGCAACTGCTGGCTCAGCTGTTTTGTTCTCATCCCATAGAGCTGCTTCTTTAGGGATAAAGCCTTTTTTGCTCCATTCCGAAAGCTTCTCAAGGCCCTGCTTCATGCCTGCATTAATAGAGCCGTATTCCAGGTTTCCGTCAGTCCCGACATTCCATTGCTCTGGCATCGCGCCGTAAGCGCCGAAAATCCATGATGGGTCGCCCATCCAACTGCTCAGCTTCGTTTTGAAGCCAATGCTAAGCGGCGTTACTTTATCTGGAGCTAATCCGTCCGGATTGTTGTTTTTAAAAGCTTCCATCACCGTTTCCAGCTCGGCAATCGTTGTCGGAGCTTTCATATTCAGCTTGTCCAGCCAATCTTGGCGAATCCACAACAGGTAGTCGTTGTTATAAGCGTAATCCAATACAGGGATGCCCATTTTTTTGCCATCGCGCATATATGGATTCCATACGTTAGGGTCAAGCTCCATCGCTTTTTTCCAAGTGTCATTTGCGTATTGGTCAAACAGGTCGCCAGCTTCGCGGAAATAGCCGGAATCGACCAAATCAGCTACCAGCTGCGGATCGTTATTGCCGACAACTAGCACGTCCGGCATATCCTGTCCCGAGGACATAGCCAGGCGCAGCTTTGTAGCTAACGCATTGTTCGTGTCCGTTACCGACCACAGCGATTTAATCTCGATGCCGAATTGCTCCTTGGCCCATTTTGTCGCTACGTTGTTCTCGATCGTTTCACCATTTTTATATTTCACCTCAGGAGCTACACCCCATACGGTCGTCAATGTAACAGGCGGATCATATTTCTCTTTATATTCATTTCCTGTTGAAGCTCCTGCGTTCGTGCCCTCGCCTGTTCCTGTGTTGTCCTTGCCGCATGCTGCGAGCAGGCCGACAACGAGAATGAGGCTTAGTACGAGCAGCAGCTGCTTTTTGTAAGCGCTAATCATTTTTGTTTTTCCCCCTCCAACTGTGTGTTGCAATTGTTTATGACTTTATTATAGGAGCATTGCTGGGGAAGTCATATGACAATAACCGAACATTTCTGCACCTTTGGCAACCTGTTCGTTTTTTGCTATTGGTCGCGGAACTCCTGCGGCGTCATGCCATAATGCTTGCGGAAGATTTTGCTGAAATATTGCGGATTCTGATAGCCCAGCTCCGAAGTAATTTCATAAATTTTCTTATTGGTCTGCTTCAGCAAATAATGCGCCCGCTCCATTCGCATCCGGGTAATATAGTCACTGATGCTCTCGCCAGTCTGGGCTTTATAAATTTTGGACAAATAGACCGGATGCAAAAACACCTTGTCCGCAATCGTCTTCACCGACGTATCATGGCCAAGGCTTGCAGACACCAGCTCCTGCACCTGCTTGACCAGGCTGCTCTTGGCATATTCCTCCGTACTGGACAGCTCCGTGCGCAAGCGCTCCAGCATATCCGTCGACCAATTTCGCAGCTTGTCCAGCGAATGAATTACGGTGTGGTCGAGCAGCATGTCGAAGCCCGCATGATCAATTTCATAAATAAATTGTCCCTGTTTATGGGCCGTATACATAAAAGCATTCGTAATCGAGAGAAACACTTCATACAGATGCTCCCGCGAAAACTTCACCTGCTCCAAATTGCCGAACACCTCATCGATTTTGAGCAGCGCCGTGTCCCACTGCTTGGACTCCAGCAAATGAATAAGGGTAGGCGGCTTATACAAAGCCTCCATCAGATTCACTCGCGTCTCCGGCTCCGCCTGATGGCTTTCCAAATAGACGGCAATGCCCGATTCATGAATCGCGCTCGATAAATAGACGCTCATCCCCGTCCGGTACGCATTCGCCATGCCGCTCGGGAAGGAGAACCAGTCGGAAATAATGAGCGATACTTCCGAACGGAGAAAATGGGAGATTTGCCGCCTAAAGACGTCCACTGCCTGCTCCAGCATCGCCCGCCGCTGTCCTTTGTAATCCGGCGAAAACTCCAGCAGCCGCTGCTGCTCCTCATTTGGCTGCGCGACGAAGATGAGGCAATTATGCGGCGCTTTGCCATACCATACGTTCATATGCTCGGCGAACACTTCCTCGCCGATATTGCCGACCGCATATTCCATGAGTTCCATGCTGCTGCGGTTGCTTTCATCATAAGGATTGCTGTATTGAATCAGCAAAATGACAGAAGGAGCATCAAGCCGCAGCGGAATTTCGTATTGCGCCAGCTTGGCGTCAATCGTCGTGTCCGACAGCTGGCGGCCTAGCAGCAGATCATGCAGCAAATTGCGCCGCAGCAGTCCATATTCCGACTTCATATTGTAAACGAGCTGATGGTATTGCTCCGCCTGCTCCCACTCCACCTTCAGCTCCTCGATCGTATTCATCAGGCTGCGCACAAATTCCTTATCGTCCACCGGCTTCAAAATATAATCGGATGCCTGCAATTGGAGCGCTTTTTTCGCATATTGGAAATCGGAATAGCCGGTCATTAAAATGCAGCGCAAATCCGGCCAGTGCTTCTTCGCCTGTTCGATCAGTTGCAAACCATCCATCCCCGGCATCCGAATGTCCGTGACCAAAATATCAATGTCGCCTGCCTCCATAATCGCAAGCGCCTCGGCAGCGGACTCGGCCCGGTACACTTTGCTGACGCCAAGCTCTTCCCATGGAATGGTCTTCTCTAAGCTCAGCGTCACATAGGCCTCATCATCTACAAGCAGCAGTTCAATCATTATGATGCCCCTCCTTAAGTCAGTGTCTGTTCGGTTTGTTTCTCGCGGGTCACATTCCAGCGAATTTGCACCTTCAAGCCGCCTAGCGGCGAAGGCGACAGCACAATGCCTGAGCTTGCGCCAAAACGCAAATGCAAGCGCTGATGGACGTTCCAAAGACCGCAGCCCATCTCCTGCTCCATAGGACGTGTCAATTGGTATTGCAAGGAAAAGAGCCGCTCTGGGTCGAGCCCAACGCCATCATCCTCTACCGTAATTGCTGCAAACTCGCCGTCAAATTCACCCGATATGCGAATGCGTCCTGCATTTGGCGATTGCTCAATTCCATGGATGACCGCATTTTCCACCAACGGCTGAATGACGAGCGGCGGAATTTGAAACCGCAGCAGATGCTCCGGGATGTCCAGCTCATAAGACAGCCGATTCATCCGCATTTGCTGAATATCCAAGTAGTTGCGGACAAAATCAATTTCTTCCCGCGCATCGACCAAATCCCGCTCCTGCCGTGTCGTATAGCGGTAGTAGTTTGACAGGTTCTGGCTCATTGCAATGACCGACTGATAGTTTTCCAGCTTCGCCATGCTCGATATAAAAGAAAAACAGTTATAGAAAAAATGCGGGTTGATTTGCGATTGCAGCTGCTTGAGCTTCGCTTCTCGCACATGGATTTTTTCCAAATACACATTTTCAAATAGTTCTTGAATTTGCTGAACCATCCGGTTGAAACGGATAAATACGAACTTAAATTCATTGTTGCCGCGCCCCTTCGGCGTAAGCCGGACGCCGTAATCGCCGTTTTTCAGCTTCTGAAAGCTGACTACAAGCTGCTTAATGGGAACCTGCACCTGCGCATAAAGCATATAGGCGATTAAACAGCTCATCAATAGCAGCAAACCAACCGAATAATAAAATAAACGGTTCGTTTGGTTGATCGGCTGGAGCACATCCGATAACGGGATATAATCAATCAAATCCCAGCCTATCGTTTCTGAACGGACAATATTGACCAAATAGCGCTCCCCGTTCACTTGGACGGTATGGCTGCCGCTGGCCAGCAAGCCGTTCTCGTCCAATTGGGCTATGAGCTGATTGCCCAGCTGCTGGTCGGCGGTACGATTGTATATCGTGCCCCATTCCTCATTGTAGTAGAAGGGGTCGCGCCGTCCATCACGCTTGAACTGATCGAGCATGCCTTGAATATTCGAGCTGTCAAAGCTCACCTCAATGAGCAATCCCGTATCCGTAGCCTGGGACAAGTTATTGTAAGGCAGCGCCGTCATCAGCGAGAAACGAAAGCCATCCGCGCCAAGCGGCTTTACCTGCCATCCGCGTTTCAGGCGGGCGGCTAAAGTCTCCTTATTATAGGGAACGGCATCGTTCACCGTAATGACGCGGGCTAGCGTTGGCGAATAGATCGCCAAATTGCTTTTCCAATTAGAGGAGCTTTCCTGAATGCTCAGCTTGGTCTGAATGCGCTTGACCATCGTAATCGCGGGCAAATCGAGATTGTCG from the Paenibacillus sp. BIHB 4019 genome contains:
- a CDS encoding glycosyl hydrolase 53 family protein, whose protein sequence is MKKGKGYISLVLVVALFMTQMAWPQAAVKAAAANLALGKIVTASQEYIDPQWGQPKEYAVDGNPDTAWSAASAVSPTHWLKVDLGSEYDLSGVEITWKEDEIVKYIVEVSPDDVNWTVAADKSANAAKQQTASLAFEADSMRYVRVTISFYAGSGWWPGIKELKVTEKEMVKSPADITGYDAVNIETYSGTAPSLPAQVNAAYADGSFGLVNVAWDAVDPQQYTGGGSFEVAGTVTGASVQPNASVTVLGYRDDFIRGVDISTLTAIEDNGGKYYDSNGVERDLLDILKDRGVNYVRLRVWNDPQNSGGYNDKEDVLRLAKRVKAKGLKLLVDFHYSDDWAHPGQQVRPAAWKNLTMPELGQAVYDYTYEVISELQAENAMPDMVQIGNEINSGVLTGKGGSVNFDDQALLLNSGSSAVRALPGGDDVQIMIHLAEGGKNATFRYFFDGINGRVDYDIIGLSYYPFWHGTLEAVKINMDDMALRYGKEVVIAETSYPFSYKNGDAHENIINSDQKLKTGGAKWDATVQGQYDAIQTIMDLISNVENNKGAGFFYWEPAWIPSNVGWIASEGDAWENHAMFDYDEYPANGGYAYKGYALDSLNVYKHGLTAVPADRQHLAAAIAEAKSLVEADFTPQSWPQLAPAIAQAQLVHDQAYTPQGVTQAEVDAAQAQLASVVAGLEVVPADKAALAVLIADAEAKQEADWSAKSWQALQSALAVARTASGDARATQTVVNHAVAGLQAALNGLSNVDKGTLVTTIVSAEQLDGAEYYAAGWAVLQAALANAKTVNNDGQAVQTAVVAATEALASAIQALKPLQDIAAFKAATSSSNAGSGGGKANAPEGAVDQNEGTSWGTDKGAGSWWMVDLGQASLVKKVVLNKWAGVVHYKVEISDDGATFRTAADTQTLAMPSDSHKLTDNNTGRYLKVTITEGQGWVGMMDFKAFGLALADKAELIAAIAEAAGLTQSHYTAGSWSVLAEALAAAQRASADLEADQAQVAASAAAVTAAIAGLEVATEEPTPTPTPTPTPTPTPEEPTPTVPPVTPTPTPTPTPTPTPEEPTPTVPPVTPTPEVPTPTVSPVTPSPETPAPTASPSTPGTSTPAAPTASPQPTAAPSAAAVITIANGLPDASGKLVATVAASELGKAATQANGNDVTIRVVPAAAPQQAVVQLPAAAIKELTDHNVPVLHVWLDGVRISVAVEALASAAAQNTAAMLAFTAEKVDSAALTAEERAKVGANQVYDLKLVHDGKQITWNEGQVEVALPYTLKAGEQPHQAVVYYLNSNGGLEAVHSSVYRQNDQVIVFQAAHFSRYAAAYADVSFNDIAQYPWAKIAIEGLAAKGIVQGTAAGKFQPAGSVTRAQFVHMLVQAFGFASKDGASTKLSDIKAGSWYEQSVLAAEQNGIIKGRADGSFGINASITREEMAVMLYRAAKQSGFAADAGAAQPTGAAASFTDAEQISDYAQEAVAAIKQLGLISGMGNGAFAPQATATRAQSAVVIAKVLSVLYE
- a CDS encoding helix-turn-helix domain-containing protein, producing MTPRTKEQNDEIRLRRLAQIRKAAADVFLNKGPLLEIRDVAAQAGLGYGTVYHYYSNKGDLLQDLLWDAFERAGDWLVAPLEATLEATIEASRASASGKAPAGGHFGLPAAEDTGNSASADSRSGSSETAAAAELGPVAAAGVRLLQLWAEDHALYLLFKMAGENFASLPEARSATLSAAFHREVLAPLAALLETGREPDGAAASGGNAAEPPYQLQRAEMLLAALVGCASISLRRGRLHEEAGDIARLLKL
- the map gene encoding type I methionyl aminopeptidase, with amino-acid sequence MIILKSPREIEEMKPASQIVVDCYREVSKLIEPGITTQEINDFVARHITKLGGKQFTKGYNGYPAETCISVNDVVAHGIPSNQVVMDGDLLKLDIVVEYGGWFGDSCWCYAVGNIRPEAQKLMKVTKECLELGIARAIPGGRLGDITSAIQQHAEASGFSVVRDLLAHGIGRSLHEEPSYEHIGVAGKGIRLKEGMVFTIEPMINEGTYRIKIDDDRWTARTADGKLSAQYEHTIAVTADGPLILTAQ
- a CDS encoding carbohydrate ABC transporter permease, producing the protein MYHKTLSYRIFSILNNTGLLFISLLCIIPLVHVLAISFSAKSAADANIVNLWPVDFTLEAYRKTIDNPIFLNSIWISIMRTSIGTALTLLLAFMAAYPLSRESTSFKARSYYSWIFVFAMVFNGGLVPFYMMIQNLNLMGSFWALVLPGAVNIYLTILMMNFFRGIPKELEEAAMIDGAGHFRVLFTIFLPVSKPAIATLSLFSIVFHWNSWFDGLLYTEGVHQYPLATFLQTVIISRDMSSMSLDPVSLALISQKTVSAAQIFIGALPVLIIYPFLQKFFVKGLVVGSVKE
- a CDS encoding ABC transporter permease subunit translates to MRQLKRHWPFHLMILPSLVFLILFSYLPMAGIVMAFQDFKPRLGITGSEWIGLDNFRYMFEREDSLEVIWNTLVIAVLKIIFNLAAPFTFALFLNEVRKELFKRYVQTMVYLPHFLSWVILGGILIDILSSDGGFVNRILGMVGIGPIFFLGEGNWFRFTVIISEVWKEFGYGTIVFLAALSNINPSLYEAAEVDGASRWKQTLHITMPSMVPMAIVVGTLALGNILNAGFDQIFNLYNPLVYDKGDIIDTFVYRTAIISGEMGFGTAVGLFKSIISMILIFVSYRMAYKWANYRIF
- a CDS encoding extracellular solute-binding protein; protein product: MISAYKKQLLLVLSLILVVGLLAACGKDNTGTGEGTNAGASTGNEYKEKYDPPVTLTTVWGVAPEVKYKNGETIENNVATKWAKEQFGIEIKSLWSVTDTNNALATKLRLAMSSGQDMPDVLVVGNNDPQLVADLVDSGYFREAGDLFDQYANDTWKKAMELDPNVWNPYMRDGKKMGIPVLDYAYNNDYLLWIRQDWLDKLNMKAPTTIAELETVMEAFKNNNPDGLAPDKVTPLSIGFKTKLSSWMGDPSWIFGAYGAMPEQWNVGTDGNLEYGSINAGMKQGLEKLSEWSKKGFIPKEAALWDENKTAEPAVAGTAGIIPGPYWMSGWPLVDTAKNVPTAKWTPIALPKGPDGKATSHGTPFSSAVILINKDIKHPEALFTYENWMFDNFANPAKGSPLEVGMFKGYDYDVDANGNTLYQDDIPGGYINIVRYFLVRDGARIPDAQMTALLALADGKEPETKLEKDIANSFGKQTPEAAKVLMSQKDVALMNMFTGPTTPTMKSKMDYLKKIELQTFNEIIYGTKPIDAFDTFVANWNKSGGEQITKEVNEWYASVK